Proteins from a single region of Mustela erminea isolate mMusErm1 chromosome X, mMusErm1.Pri, whole genome shotgun sequence:
- the LOC116582856 gene encoding melanoma-associated antigen D2 isoform X3, which translates to MSDTSERATGPTRFQTEASEKDSGLKIQTLLTVTQNLEVSETLKASKAPEVSEAMKVSNAAGVSKATEVSKAPEAQKAAATQASPTTKLTDTQVLAVEKKSPAADTKMQSADPQPVTMPASETKKVSCVADTKVVTKALDTEAPASQALADEPKPEGAAAQVQENQDTRPKVKAKKARKVKHLNGEDDGNSDQSQASGTTAGRRVSKALMASMARRASRGPIAFWARRASRTRLAAWARRALLSLRSPKARRGKARRRAAKLQSSQEPEAPPPRDVALLQGRANDLVKYLLVKDQTKIPIKRSDMLKDIIKEYTDVYPEIIERAGYSLEKVFGIQLKEIDKNDHLYILLSTLEPTDAGILGTTKDSPKLGLLMVLLSIIFMNGNRSSEAVIWEVLRKLGLRPGIHHSLFGDVKKLITDEFVKQKYLDYARVPNSNPPEYEFFWGLRSYYETSKMKVLKFACKIFLIPAVFLFKPGCILRSLLNTAPLGSHYQSIEIDILH; encoded by the exons ATGTCTGACACAAGCGAGAGAGCTACGGGTCCAACCCGCTTCCAG ACTGAAGCTTCAGAGAAGGACAGTGGCTTGAAGATACAGACCCTATTGACAGTGACTCAGAACTTGGAGGTCTCAGAGACACTGAAGGCTTCAAAGGCACCAGAGGTCTCAGAAGCCATGAAGGTGTCAAATGCTGCAGGAGTCTCAAAGGCCACAGAAGTCTCAAAGGCCCCAGAGGCTCAGAAGGCAGCTGCCACTCAGGCCTCACCTACCACTAAGCTGACTGATACCCAGGTTCTGGCAGTTGAAAAGAAGAGTCCAGCAGCTGACACCAAGATGCAGAGTGCTGACCCTCAGCCTGTGACAATGCCTGCCTCTGAGACCAAAAAGGTCAGCTGTGTGGCTGATACGAAGGTGGTTACAAAGGCCCTGGATACTGAGGCTCCTGCCTCTCAGGCTTTGGCAGATGAACCTAAGCCTGAGGGTGCAGCTGCTCAGGTTCAGGAGAATCAGGATACTCGGCCCAAGGTCAAGGCCAAGAAAGCCAGAAAG GTGAAACATCTGAATGGCGAAGACGATGGAAACAGTGATCAGAGTCAGGCTTCTGGAACCACAGCTGGCCGAAGGGTCTCAAAGGCCCTAATGGCCTCAATGGCCCGCAGGGCTTCAAGGGGCCCCATAGCCTTTTGGGCCCGCAGGGCATCAAGGACTCGGTTGGCTGCTTGGGCCCGGAGAGCTTTGCTCTCCCTGAGGTCACCTAAGGCCCGTAGGGGCAAGGCTCGCCGTCGAGCTGCCAAGCTCCAGTCATCCCAAGAGCCTGAAGCACCACCACCTCGAGATGTGGCCCTTTTGCAGGGGAGG gcAAATGATTTGGTGAAGTATCTCTTGGTTAAAGACCAGACGAAGATTCCCATCAAACGCTCAG ACATGCTGAAGGACATCATCAAAGAATACACTGATGTGTACCCTGAAATCATTGAACGAGCAGGCTATTCCTTGGAGAAG GTGTTTGGGATTCAGTTGAAGGAAATCGATAAGAATGACCACTTGTACATTCTTCTCAGCACCTTAGAGCCCACTGATGCAGGCATACTGGGAAC GACTAAGGATTCACCAAAGCTAGGTCTCCTCATGGTGCTTCTTAGCATCATCTTTATGAATGGAAATCGGTCCAGTGAGG CTGTCATCTGGGAGGTGCTGCGCAAGCTGGGGCTGCGCCCTGG GATACATCACTCACTTTTTGGGGATGTGAAGAAGCTTATTACTGATGAGTTTGTGAAGCAGAA GTACTTGGACTATGCCAGAGTCCCTAATAGCAATCCGCCTGAGTATGAGTTCTTCTGGGGCCTGCGCTCCTACTATGAGACCAGCAAGATGAAAGTCCTCAAGTTTGCCTGCAAG ATATTCCTAATCCCAGCAGTTTTTCTCTTCAAGCCAGGGTGCATTCTCAGAAGCCTACTCAACACAGCACCTCTAGGCAGCCACTATCAATCAATTGAAATTGATATTCTACATTAA
- the LOC116582856 gene encoding melanoma-associated antigen D2 isoform X1: MSDTSERATGPTRFQTEASEKDSGLKIQTLLTVTQNLEVSETLKASKAPEVSEAMKVSNAAGVSKATEVSKAPEAQKAAATQASPTTKLTDTQVLAVEKKSPAADTKMQSADPQPVTMPASETKKVSCVADTKVVTKALDTEAPASQALADEPKPEGAAAQVQENQDTRPKVKAKKARKVKHLNGEDDGNSDQSQASGTTAGRRVSKALMASMARRASRGPIAFWARRASRTRLAAWARRALLSLRSPKARRGKARRRAAKLQSSQEPEAPPPRDVALLQGRANDLVKYLLVKDQTKIPIKRSDMLKDIIKEYTDVYPEIIERAGYSLEKVFGIQLKEIDKNDHLYILLSTLEPTDAGILGTTKDSPKLGLLMVLLSIIFMNGNRSSEAVIWEVLRKLGLRPGIHHSLFGDVKKLITDEFVKQKYLDYARVPNSNPPEYEFFWGLRSYYETSKMKVLKFACKVQKKDPKEWAAQYREAMEADMKAAAEAAAEAKARAEIRARMGIGLGSENAAGPCNWDEADIGPWAKARIQAGAEAKAKGQESGGASSGASASTSASGGFSASASLTATLTFGLFAGLSGAGASTSGSSGACGFSYK; encoded by the exons ATGTCTGACACAAGCGAGAGAGCTACGGGTCCAACCCGCTTCCAG ACTGAAGCTTCAGAGAAGGACAGTGGCTTGAAGATACAGACCCTATTGACAGTGACTCAGAACTTGGAGGTCTCAGAGACACTGAAGGCTTCAAAGGCACCAGAGGTCTCAGAAGCCATGAAGGTGTCAAATGCTGCAGGAGTCTCAAAGGCCACAGAAGTCTCAAAGGCCCCAGAGGCTCAGAAGGCAGCTGCCACTCAGGCCTCACCTACCACTAAGCTGACTGATACCCAGGTTCTGGCAGTTGAAAAGAAGAGTCCAGCAGCTGACACCAAGATGCAGAGTGCTGACCCTCAGCCTGTGACAATGCCTGCCTCTGAGACCAAAAAGGTCAGCTGTGTGGCTGATACGAAGGTGGTTACAAAGGCCCTGGATACTGAGGCTCCTGCCTCTCAGGCTTTGGCAGATGAACCTAAGCCTGAGGGTGCAGCTGCTCAGGTTCAGGAGAATCAGGATACTCGGCCCAAGGTCAAGGCCAAGAAAGCCAGAAAG GTGAAACATCTGAATGGCGAAGACGATGGAAACAGTGATCAGAGTCAGGCTTCTGGAACCACAGCTGGCCGAAGGGTCTCAAAGGCCCTAATGGCCTCAATGGCCCGCAGGGCTTCAAGGGGCCCCATAGCCTTTTGGGCCCGCAGGGCATCAAGGACTCGGTTGGCTGCTTGGGCCCGGAGAGCTTTGCTCTCCCTGAGGTCACCTAAGGCCCGTAGGGGCAAGGCTCGCCGTCGAGCTGCCAAGCTCCAGTCATCCCAAGAGCCTGAAGCACCACCACCTCGAGATGTGGCCCTTTTGCAGGGGAGG gcAAATGATTTGGTGAAGTATCTCTTGGTTAAAGACCAGACGAAGATTCCCATCAAACGCTCAG ACATGCTGAAGGACATCATCAAAGAATACACTGATGTGTACCCTGAAATCATTGAACGAGCAGGCTATTCCTTGGAGAAG GTGTTTGGGATTCAGTTGAAGGAAATCGATAAGAATGACCACTTGTACATTCTTCTCAGCACCTTAGAGCCCACTGATGCAGGCATACTGGGAAC GACTAAGGATTCACCAAAGCTAGGTCTCCTCATGGTGCTTCTTAGCATCATCTTTATGAATGGAAATCGGTCCAGTGAGG CTGTCATCTGGGAGGTGCTGCGCAAGCTGGGGCTGCGCCCTGG GATACATCACTCACTTTTTGGGGATGTGAAGAAGCTTATTACTGATGAGTTTGTGAAGCAGAA GTACTTGGACTATGCCAGAGTCCCTAATAGCAATCCGCCTGAGTATGAGTTCTTCTGGGGCCTGCGCTCCTACTATGAGACCAGCAAGATGAAAGTCCTCAAGTTTGCCTGCAAG GTACAAAAGAAGGATCCCAAAGAATGGGCAGCTCAGTACCGAGAGGCAATGGAAGCAGATATGAAGGCTGCTGCTGAGGCTGCAGCTGAAGCCAAGGCGAGAGCTGAGATCAGAGCTCGAATGGGCATTGGGCTTGGCTCTGAAAATGCTGCTGGGCCCTGCAACTGGGACGAAGCTGATATTGGACCCTGGGCCAAAGCCCGGATCCAGGCAGGAGCTGAAGCTAAAGCCAAAGGCCAAGAGAGTGGTGGTGCTAGCTCTGGGGCTAGTGCCAGTACTAGTGCCAGTGGTGGCTTCAGTGCCAGTGCCAGCCTGACCGCCACTCTCACGTTTGGGCTTTTTGCGGGCCTCAGTGGAGCAGGTGCCAGCACAAGTGGCAGCTCTGGTGCCTGTGGTTTCTCCTATAAGTGA
- the LOC116582856 gene encoding melanoma-associated antigen D2 isoform X2, whose amino-acid sequence MSDTSERATGPTRFQTEASEKDSGLKIQTLLTVTQNLEVSETLKASKAPEVSEAMKVSNAAGVSKATEVSKAPEAQKAAATQASPTTKLTDTQVLAVEKKSPAADTKMQSADPQPVTMPASETKKVSCVADTKVVTKALDTEAPASQALADEPKPEGAAAQVQENQDTRPKVKAKKARKVKHLNGEDDGNSDQSQASGTTAGRRVSKALMASMARRASRGPIAFWARRASRTRLAAWARRALLSLRSPKARRGKARRRAAKLQSSQEPEAPPPRDVALLQGRANDLVKYLLVKDQTKIPIKRSDMLKDIIKEYTDVYPEIIERAGYSLEKVFGIQLKEIDKNDHLYILLSTLEPTDAGILGTTKDSPKLGLLMVLLSIIFMNGNRSSEAVIWEVLRKLGLRPGIHHSLFGDVKKLITDEFVKQKYLDYARVPNSNPPEYEFFWGLRSYYETSKMKVLKFACKVQKKDPKEWAAQYREAMEADMKAAAEAAAEAKIFLIPAVFLFKPGCILRSLLNTAPLGSHYQSIEIDILH is encoded by the exons ATGTCTGACACAAGCGAGAGAGCTACGGGTCCAACCCGCTTCCAG ACTGAAGCTTCAGAGAAGGACAGTGGCTTGAAGATACAGACCCTATTGACAGTGACTCAGAACTTGGAGGTCTCAGAGACACTGAAGGCTTCAAAGGCACCAGAGGTCTCAGAAGCCATGAAGGTGTCAAATGCTGCAGGAGTCTCAAAGGCCACAGAAGTCTCAAAGGCCCCAGAGGCTCAGAAGGCAGCTGCCACTCAGGCCTCACCTACCACTAAGCTGACTGATACCCAGGTTCTGGCAGTTGAAAAGAAGAGTCCAGCAGCTGACACCAAGATGCAGAGTGCTGACCCTCAGCCTGTGACAATGCCTGCCTCTGAGACCAAAAAGGTCAGCTGTGTGGCTGATACGAAGGTGGTTACAAAGGCCCTGGATACTGAGGCTCCTGCCTCTCAGGCTTTGGCAGATGAACCTAAGCCTGAGGGTGCAGCTGCTCAGGTTCAGGAGAATCAGGATACTCGGCCCAAGGTCAAGGCCAAGAAAGCCAGAAAG GTGAAACATCTGAATGGCGAAGACGATGGAAACAGTGATCAGAGTCAGGCTTCTGGAACCACAGCTGGCCGAAGGGTCTCAAAGGCCCTAATGGCCTCAATGGCCCGCAGGGCTTCAAGGGGCCCCATAGCCTTTTGGGCCCGCAGGGCATCAAGGACTCGGTTGGCTGCTTGGGCCCGGAGAGCTTTGCTCTCCCTGAGGTCACCTAAGGCCCGTAGGGGCAAGGCTCGCCGTCGAGCTGCCAAGCTCCAGTCATCCCAAGAGCCTGAAGCACCACCACCTCGAGATGTGGCCCTTTTGCAGGGGAGG gcAAATGATTTGGTGAAGTATCTCTTGGTTAAAGACCAGACGAAGATTCCCATCAAACGCTCAG ACATGCTGAAGGACATCATCAAAGAATACACTGATGTGTACCCTGAAATCATTGAACGAGCAGGCTATTCCTTGGAGAAG GTGTTTGGGATTCAGTTGAAGGAAATCGATAAGAATGACCACTTGTACATTCTTCTCAGCACCTTAGAGCCCACTGATGCAGGCATACTGGGAAC GACTAAGGATTCACCAAAGCTAGGTCTCCTCATGGTGCTTCTTAGCATCATCTTTATGAATGGAAATCGGTCCAGTGAGG CTGTCATCTGGGAGGTGCTGCGCAAGCTGGGGCTGCGCCCTGG GATACATCACTCACTTTTTGGGGATGTGAAGAAGCTTATTACTGATGAGTTTGTGAAGCAGAA GTACTTGGACTATGCCAGAGTCCCTAATAGCAATCCGCCTGAGTATGAGTTCTTCTGGGGCCTGCGCTCCTACTATGAGACCAGCAAGATGAAAGTCCTCAAGTTTGCCTGCAAG GTACAAAAGAAGGATCCCAAAGAATGGGCAGCTCAGTACCGAGAGGCAATGGAAGCAGATATGAAGGCTGCTGCTGAGGCTGCAGCTGAAGCCAAG ATATTCCTAATCCCAGCAGTTTTTCTCTTCAAGCCAGGGTGCATTCTCAGAAGCCTACTCAACACAGCACCTCTAGGCAGCCACTATCAATCAATTGAAATTGATATTCTACATTAA